From the genome of Mixophyes fleayi isolate aMixFle1 chromosome 2, aMixFle1.hap1, whole genome shotgun sequence, one region includes:
- the LOC142140718 gene encoding P2Y purinoceptor 2-like, giving the protein MNNTGNAENSTYRCKFDEDFKYVLLPVSYGIVFCVGIILNVLALYIFLFRLRPWNASTTYMFNLAISDMMYVISLPLLVYYYSQGDNWPFGAALCKIVKFLFYTNMYCSIFFLLCISIHRFLGICYPMKSLGWLKVRNARIISVGVWVVVSIFQSPILYFVTTSSSGDNTICHDTSSVDLFDNFVIYSSVSLSLLFCVPFITIIICYVLMTRTLLRPSAASSQTSNSKRKSIKMIIIVLLVFIICFLPFHVTRTLYYYFRKLDLDCDILNAINMAYKVTRPLASANSCLDPILYFLAGQTIRRNIISRSEITKVKNKISTYVQDNNSSLVTNGNATENLSAPSPSPTVMTSM; this is encoded by the coding sequence ATGAATAACACAGGAAATGCCGAAAATTCTACGTACAGGTGTAAATTTGATGAAGATTTTAAATACGTCCTTCTTCCGGTGTCATACGGGATTGTATTCTGCGTGGGAATAATACTCAATGTTCTGGCTCTATACATCTTTCTGTTCCGGCTTAGACCCTGGAATGCGTCGACGACATACATGTTTAACTTGGCTATCTCGGACATGATGTATGTCATCTCCTTGCCTCTCCTTGTGTACTACTACTCTCAGGGCGACAACTGGCCGTTCGGAGCAGCTTTGTGCAAAATTGTAAAATTTCTCTTCTACACCAATATGTACTGCAGCATCTTCTTCCTGCTTTGTATCAGCATCCACCGCTTCCTGGGAATCTGCTACCCCATGAAGTCGCTTGGTTGGCTAAAGGTCCGGAACGCCCGGATTATTTCGGTCGGTGTGTGGGTTGTTGTATCCATCTTCCAGAGTCCGATACTCTACTTTGTGACCACGAGCAGCAGTGGGGATAATACCATATGCCATGACACGTCCAGTGTGGATTTGTTTGATAACTTTGTGATTTACAGCTCGGTGAGCTTGTCCTTGCTGTTCTGTGTCCCtttcatcaccattatcatctgTTATGTTTTAATGACTCGGACCCTTTTGCGGCCATCGGCAGCTTCTTCTCAAACATCGAATTCCAAGAGGAAGTCCATTAAAATGATCATCATTGTATTGTTGGTTTTCATAATCTGCTTCTTACCCTTTCATGTGACCCGGACCTTGTACTATTACTTTAGAAAGTTAGACCTTGACTGTGATATTTTAAATGCGATCAACATGGCCTATAAGGTTACAAGACCGTTGGCCAGCGCCAACAGCTGCTTGGATCCAATCTTGTACTTTCTTGCCGGACAAACAATTCGAAGGAATATTATTTCCAGAAGCGAGATCACGAAAGTGAAAAACAAGATTTCCACATATGTACAAGACAATAACTCAAGTTTGGTTACGAATGGAAATGCTACTGAAAACCTCTCAGCCCCCAGTCCTAGTCCAACTGTAATGACCAGCATGTGA